Proteins co-encoded in one Cytobacillus sp. NJ13 genomic window:
- a CDS encoding BMC domain-containing protein: protein MARALGMIETRGLIGSIEAADAMLKAADVTLVKQEKVDAALVTVLVQGDVSAVQAAVDAGKVAAARVGELVSAHVIPHPDEDIKKALLDDRKPKEMKQEPAPESLPVKKGGSKKKQISAAELDSVEDK, encoded by the coding sequence ATGGCTAGAGCACTTGGCATGATTGAAACAAGAGGGCTGATTGGGTCCATTGAAGCAGCAGATGCCATGCTGAAAGCTGCCGATGTTACTTTGGTGAAGCAGGAAAAAGTGGACGCCGCCTTAGTAACGGTTTTGGTTCAGGGGGATGTAAGTGCTGTTCAGGCTGCTGTGGATGCAGGTAAGGTAGCAGCTGCAAGAGTGGGTGAACTCGTGTCAGCGCATGTTATACCTCATCCTGATGAAGATATCAAGAAAGCTTTGCTAGATGACAGGAAACCAAAGGAAATGAAACAAGAACCAGCTCCTGAATCACTCCCCGTAAAAAAGGGAGGAAGCAAAAAGAAACAGATATCTGCGGCGGAACTGGATAGCGTAGAAGATAAATAG
- a CDS encoding alanine--glyoxylate aminotransferase family protein produces MFEEKLDLRLPGPVQVPKEIQRAMLRSFDHPMMDYRNPAFQDVLQETTEKSKMIFQTDNLVIPLTSSGASALETAIINTVSPNDTIILCVVGYFGEYLQGITDHLGCKTVRVDAEWGTIVDPDDVRNALKENPEAKAVFATHCETSTSAINNIKEIAAVVKETDAIFLVDAVSSIVGTPLYMDEWGIDIVATGGQKALMLPPGLALITLSEKAWNIVNKHQCPSFYFDLKLYKKGLESGTGTPYTPNISLVCGLLEACNMIEKSGGIKAEYKRHTALRDMTRAGVRALGLELLVDDSAASPTLTAVKLNNADEFRKMMREEFHIALGGGLGKVKNQILRLGHMGYTDAADMLKMFAAMELALKKSGHEVELGAGVSAAQRHWLENPYC; encoded by the coding sequence ATGTTTGAAGAAAAATTGGACTTAAGATTGCCGGGGCCAGTTCAGGTTCCGAAAGAAATACAGCGTGCTATGCTAAGAAGTTTTGATCATCCCATGATGGATTACCGGAATCCAGCCTTCCAGGATGTACTTCAGGAAACCACTGAAAAGTCCAAAATGATATTCCAGACTGATAACCTGGTGATCCCGCTTACCTCAAGCGGAGCTTCCGCTCTTGAAACAGCTATTATCAATACGGTTAGTCCCAATGATACAATCATCCTTTGTGTAGTCGGCTACTTTGGGGAATACCTTCAGGGAATTACGGACCATCTCGGCTGCAAAACCGTTCGGGTCGATGCGGAATGGGGAACGATTGTAGATCCTGATGATGTGAGAAATGCATTAAAGGAAAATCCTGAGGCAAAGGCTGTCTTTGCGACACACTGTGAAACATCCACATCTGCAATCAATAATATTAAAGAGATAGCGGCCGTTGTAAAAGAAACGGATGCCATTTTCCTCGTGGATGCAGTTAGCTCAATAGTCGGAACACCTTTATATATGGACGAGTGGGGCATCGATATTGTGGCAACTGGAGGACAGAAAGCGTTAATGCTGCCGCCTGGGCTTGCATTAATAACATTGAGTGAAAAGGCCTGGAACATTGTGAATAAACATCAGTGCCCATCCTTTTACTTTGACCTTAAACTTTATAAAAAAGGCTTGGAATCAGGAACAGGAACGCCTTACACGCCAAATATATCACTTGTGTGCGGGCTGCTCGAGGCCTGCAATATGATAGAAAAAAGCGGAGGAATAAAAGCTGAATACAAAAGGCATACTGCTCTTCGGGATATGACAAGGGCAGGGGTGCGGGCATTAGGTCTTGAATTGCTGGTGGATGATTCGGCTGCCAGTCCAACCCTGACAGCCGTAAAATTAAATAATGCCGATGAATTCAGAAAGATGATGCGGGAAGAATTCCATATCGCATTGGGGGGCGGTCTTGGAAAGGTGAAGAATCAAATTTTGCGTCTCGGCCATATGGGGTATACGGATGCGGCAGATATGCTGAAGATGTTTGCTGCAATGGAGCTTGCTTTAAAGAAGAGCGGACACGAAGTGGAGTTAGGTGCAGGAGTTTCCGCCGCACAGCGGCATTGGCTCGAAAATCCATACTGCTAA
- the eutL gene encoding ethanolamine utilization microcompartment protein EutL, producing the protein MGLERIHADILAVRVIPNVDQELAKQFQLQPHHRSLAIFTSTVDDVGYTALDEATKRADVEVVYARSFYAGAAHASGPLSGEMIGIMAGPSPDEVKSGIEAVLQTAESDAYFEALDQEKAHAIYAHVVSRTGSYLSKEAGIKIGEPIAYLIAPPLEAVYGLDAALKAADVEMVKFFGPPSETNFGGGLLTGSQSACQAAADAFRDAILEISQNPIKY; encoded by the coding sequence ATGGGATTAGAACGTATTCACGCTGATATATTGGCTGTTCGGGTGATACCTAATGTGGACCAGGAGCTTGCAAAGCAGTTTCAGCTTCAGCCCCATCACCGAAGCCTGGCAATTTTCACCTCTACAGTCGATGACGTAGGCTATACCGCACTCGATGAAGCTACTAAAAGAGCGGATGTCGAAGTAGTTTATGCCAGGTCCTTTTATGCGGGTGCTGCTCATGCTTCTGGACCATTATCAGGTGAAATGATTGGAATTATGGCAGGGCCTTCCCCTGATGAAGTCAAAAGCGGCATAGAGGCTGTACTTCAGACAGCTGAATCCGATGCATATTTTGAAGCGCTTGATCAGGAAAAAGCGCATGCCATTTATGCACATGTTGTTTCCAGAACAGGGTCCTATCTGTCAAAGGAAGCAGGCATCAAAATCGGAGAGCCTATAGCGTATTTAATAGCTCCGCCATTGGAAGCCGTTTATGGACTCGACGCTGCTCTAAAAGCGGCGGATGTAGAAATGGTTAAATTTTTCGGTCCGCCTTCGGAAACTAACTTTGGCGGAGGGCTGCTGACCGGCTCTCAATCAGCATGCCAGGCAGCAGCTGATGCTTTCCGGGATGCCATTTTGGAAATTTCTCAGAATCCTATAAAGTACTAA
- the eutC gene encoding ethanolamine ammonia-lyase subunit EutC, with protein MNPELIEKVTRLVVEKLQSQQTSDVKGQESSAGVKFWNHTSNPSKQSSKMSVEAIEAGKQDTDGLIKIKSYKNTNDLKMTSTDKASHDMTESYSEKAGVDNPADPVELEALKSKTPARIGVGRAGSRPKTDTWLKFRFDHAAAVDAVYGDVNDDLINRLGLFKVNTLVNEKEVYIRRPDYGRKLSEEAKKLIITKCQKAPTVQIILSDGLSSSAIQENAEDVYLSLQQSLKSLGLDMGTPFYIEKGRVAVMDEVGELLKPKVVVLLIGERPGLVSAESLSAYLCYEPRKGTIEADRMVISNIHKGGIPPAEAGAYLGTVIQKVIKYEASGVSLVKKEG; from the coding sequence ATGAATCCTGAACTGATTGAAAAAGTAACACGTCTTGTAGTGGAAAAACTTCAATCGCAGCAAACCTCTGATGTGAAAGGGCAAGAAAGCAGCGCAGGAGTAAAATTTTGGAACCATACATCGAACCCCAGCAAACAATCATCCAAGATGTCAGTGGAGGCTATTGAGGCTGGCAAACAGGATACAGACGGTCTAATAAAAATAAAAAGCTATAAGAATACAAATGATCTTAAAATGACCTCAACAGATAAAGCGAGTCATGATATGACCGAAAGTTATTCAGAAAAGGCAGGCGTTGATAATCCGGCAGATCCAGTTGAACTTGAGGCACTCAAGAGCAAAACACCTGCAAGAATCGGGGTGGGAAGAGCAGGTTCCAGACCGAAGACAGACACATGGCTGAAATTCCGCTTCGACCATGCAGCAGCAGTCGATGCTGTCTATGGAGATGTAAATGACGATCTTATAAACCGTCTAGGACTCTTTAAAGTCAATACGCTTGTGAATGAAAAAGAAGTGTATATCCGAAGGCCCGATTATGGCAGAAAGCTTTCAGAAGAAGCTAAAAAGCTCATTATTACTAAATGCCAAAAGGCACCAACTGTTCAAATCATTCTGTCTGACGGGCTTAGCTCAAGTGCCATACAAGAAAATGCCGAGGATGTTTATTTATCCCTGCAGCAATCCCTAAAAAGTTTAGGCCTCGATATGGGGACCCCTTTTTATATCGAAAAAGGCAGGGTGGCTGTTATGGATGAAGTAGGGGAACTCCTGAAGCCCAAAGTAGTTGTGTTATTGATAGGCGAACGTCCTGGTTTGGTCAGTGCAGAATCACTGAGTGCCTATCTTTGCTATGAGCCCCGAAAAGGAACGATCGAAGCTGACCGGATGGTAATTTCCAATATACATAAAGGAGGAATTCCTCCCGCAGAGGCTGGCGCCTATCTCGGAACGGTCATCCAAAAAGTAATTAAGTATGAAGCAAGTGGTGTATCGCTCGTTAAAAAGGAAGGGTAG
- a CDS encoding aldehyde dehydrogenase family protein — protein sequence MQFDHDLQSMQEMRNAVKRAKEAQLKYMAYTQEQVDEIVKIAAEAAYAKSLYLARMAVEETGMGIAEHKKIKNEVGSKAVYESIKDEKTVGIISEDRANKVTEIAYPYGIIAGIIPTTNPTSTAFFKALIALKTRNAIVVSPHPRAVRCTVEALKIVNEAAIQAGAPEGLIGWISKPSMSATNELMKHRDINLILATGGGGLVRAAYSSGKPAYGVGPGNVPCYIEKTAKVAQSVRMIIDSKSFDNGTICATEQSIVVDRNIKEMTTRELRNNGAYLLNKLEKAALEKVISPSPGKLNPDIVGQSAVKIAAMASIQVPEDTRVLIAEETGVGKDIPFSIEKLSPVFALYTAESYQEAKEICLQLLNLGGRGHSLSIHTNDEAVAKDFALEMPVSRMMVNTLSSIGAVGATTGLMPSLTLGCGSFGGNITSDNVTVRHLINIKRMAYGTKEVTIPKPAASSSKAEIEQAGSRDVDHIVKQVLQQVSPDGEVDAKMIADMVNQVMKKYQTN from the coding sequence TTGCAATTCGATCATGATCTTCAATCCATGCAGGAAATGCGGAATGCTGTAAAGCGAGCCAAGGAAGCGCAGTTAAAGTATATGGCCTATACGCAGGAGCAGGTTGACGAGATCGTCAAAATTGCCGCTGAAGCTGCTTATGCCAAGTCACTTTACCTTGCCCGGATGGCGGTAGAGGAAACAGGGATGGGCATAGCCGAGCACAAAAAAATTAAAAACGAAGTCGGTTCTAAGGCTGTCTATGAGTCTATCAAAGATGAAAAGACAGTAGGCATCATAAGTGAGGACCGGGCAAATAAAGTAACGGAAATTGCCTATCCTTACGGTATCATTGCAGGCATCATTCCAACTACTAACCCAACTTCAACAGCCTTTTTTAAAGCACTGATTGCTCTAAAAACAAGAAATGCCATTGTCGTGAGCCCTCATCCAAGAGCAGTGAGATGTACAGTTGAAGCTCTAAAAATTGTCAATGAAGCAGCCATTCAGGCTGGTGCACCTGAAGGATTGATTGGATGGATCTCAAAGCCTTCAATGAGTGCAACAAACGAATTAATGAAGCATCGCGACATCAATCTCATTTTGGCAACAGGCGGCGGCGGACTGGTCAGGGCTGCGTATAGCTCAGGCAAGCCTGCCTATGGAGTAGGACCTGGAAATGTTCCTTGCTATATTGAAAAAACCGCTAAGGTGGCCCAGTCGGTCAGAATGATTATTGACAGTAAATCTTTTGATAATGGAACGATTTGCGCTACTGAACAATCGATTGTCGTCGATCGCAACATCAAAGAAATGACCACTAGAGAACTCAGAAATAATGGAGCTTATCTCTTAAATAAGCTTGAAAAAGCGGCTTTGGAAAAAGTCATTTCGCCTTCACCGGGAAAGCTGAATCCGGATATCGTCGGGCAGAGTGCTGTTAAAATCGCAGCCATGGCTAGTATTCAAGTCCCTGAAGATACAAGAGTTTTAATTGCTGAAGAAACTGGAGTAGGCAAAGACATACCATTTTCAATTGAAAAACTATCTCCGGTTTTTGCCCTTTATACAGCAGAAAGCTATCAGGAGGCAAAAGAAATATGCCTGCAGCTCCTCAATTTGGGCGGAAGAGGGCATAGCCTCTCCATTCATACGAATGATGAAGCAGTGGCTAAGGATTTTGCCCTTGAAATGCCTGTTTCGAGGATGATGGTCAACACGCTTTCCTCGATTGGTGCTGTTGGGGCGACAACCGGACTAATGCCTTCTCTGACACTGGGATGCGGTTCATTCGGCGGCAACATTACCTCTGACAATGTGACAGTACGCCACCTGATCAATATTAAAAGAATGGCTTATGGTACGAAAGAAGTCACCATCCCAAAACCGGCTGCATCATCTTCTAAAGCTGAAATAGAGCAAGCCGGAAGCCGGGATGTTGATCATATTGTTAAACAGGTTCTTCAGCAAGTATCGCCAGATGGCGAAGTGGATGCAAAGATGATTGCCGACATGGTCAATCAAGTGATGAAAAAATATCAAACTAACTAA
- a CDS encoding BMC domain-containing protein, whose product MARELTALGMIETKGLVASVEAADAMVKAANVHLVGKVHVGGGIVTVLVRGDVGAVKAATDAGAAAAQRVGELKSVHVIPRPHNELESILPKIDVEL is encoded by the coding sequence ATGGCTAGAGAATTAACTGCATTAGGAATGATTGAAACTAAAGGGCTGGTTGCTTCAGTGGAAGCTGCTGACGCCATGGTGAAGGCTGCGAATGTTCATTTAGTCGGAAAGGTGCATGTAGGAGGGGGAATTGTAACGGTCCTTGTGCGCGGCGATGTAGGTGCTGTCAAAGCGGCAACTGATGCGGGAGCTGCAGCAGCACAGCGTGTTGGAGAATTGAAATCGGTTCATGTCATTCCTCGTCCTCATAACGAATTGGAAAGCATTCTTCCAAAAATTGATGTGGAGCTTTAA
- a CDS encoding phosphate propanoyltransferase: MNEQAIQSIVEEIVSRIKDSSGKDHSIPMAVSARHCHLSQSDLEILFGTGCQLTKKADLSQPGQFAANETITIAGPRGSLEKVRILGPARNMTQVEVSRTDSIKLGLKPPLRESGNIEGSSPVTLIGPKGSIYKKEGLIIAQAHIHMAPEDAEAFGVENGEYVKVEAEGERPISFGNVLIRVSPRYRLEMHIDTDEANAGLITGKTAGRLVRQEVNL, translated from the coding sequence ATGAACGAGCAAGCCATTCAATCGATTGTAGAGGAAATCGTCTCAAGGATAAAAGATTCCTCAGGAAAAGATCATTCAATTCCAATGGCTGTCTCTGCCCGGCACTGTCATTTAAGTCAAAGTGATTTGGAGATTCTTTTTGGAACAGGCTGTCAGCTTACAAAAAAAGCTGATTTATCTCAGCCTGGCCAATTCGCTGCTAACGAAACTATAACCATCGCAGGACCAAGAGGAAGCCTTGAAAAAGTGCGAATTCTTGGTCCTGCCCGCAATATGACCCAGGTAGAGGTCAGCCGTACTGATTCGATCAAGCTGGGGTTAAAACCTCCGCTTCGCGAATCAGGGAATATAGAAGGATCTTCGCCTGTTACTCTGATAGGACCCAAGGGCAGCATTTATAAAAAAGAAGGTCTGATTATTGCGCAGGCACACATTCATATGGCTCCGGAAGATGCTGAAGCTTTTGGCGTGGAAAATGGGGAATACGTCAAAGTTGAGGCAGAGGGAGAACGTCCAATATCCTTTGGGAATGTGCTAATTAGAGTCTCACCCCGGTATAGACTTGAAATGCATATTGATACTGATGAAGCCAATGCAGGACTGATTACCGGAAAAACAGCTGGCAGGCTAGTAAGGCAAGAGGTAAACTTATGA
- the mdh gene encoding malate dehydrogenase, with amino-acid sequence MAFKRRKIAVIGSGFTGATAALMMAQKELGDIILVDIPSQTNPTKGKALDMLEAGPVQRFNASITGTSSYEDIQDADLVLITAGKPRKPGMSRDDLVAVNEKIMREVSQNIKKYAPESYIIVLSNPVDAMTYVCYKTTGFPKNRVIGQSGVLDTARFNTFVAQELGVSIEDISGFVLGGHGDDMVPLVRYSYAGGIPLEKILPADRIEAIVERTRKGGGEIVNLLGQGSAYYAPAASMVEMAEAILKDKKRILPSIAYLEGEYGYSNIYLGVPTILGGNGIESVIEIPLTADEKKALDQSVKSVQNVMSILETAKA; translated from the coding sequence ATGGCTTTTAAAAGAAGAAAGATTGCCGTTATCGGTTCAGGCTTTACGGGTGCGACAGCAGCACTAATGATGGCCCAAAAAGAATTGGGTGACATAATCTTAGTAGATATACCTTCACAGACGAACCCAACAAAAGGCAAGGCCCTTGATATGCTTGAAGCTGGCCCGGTTCAGCGCTTCAATGCCAGCATAACCGGCACTTCAAGCTATGAAGACATTCAAGATGCAGATTTAGTATTGATTACGGCCGGAAAGCCAAGAAAACCCGGAATGAGCCGGGACGATCTTGTCGCTGTCAATGAGAAGATTATGAGAGAAGTATCTCAAAATATAAAAAAATACGCCCCGGAAAGCTATATCATTGTATTAAGCAATCCTGTCGATGCCATGACCTATGTCTGCTATAAAACCACTGGTTTTCCGAAGAATCGGGTAATTGGCCAATCAGGAGTATTGGATACAGCCCGCTTTAATACCTTTGTGGCTCAAGAGCTTGGAGTTTCCATTGAAGATATTTCAGGTTTCGTCCTTGGCGGCCATGGAGATGACATGGTTCCGCTCGTCAGGTATTCTTATGCTGGCGGAATTCCGCTGGAGAAAATTCTGCCTGCTGACCGAATTGAAGCGATTGTGGAAAGAACCAGGAAAGGCGGAGGAGAAATTGTAAATCTGCTTGGCCAGGGAAGTGCCTATTATGCTCCTGCAGCTTCAATGGTTGAGATGGCTGAAGCGATTCTGAAAGATAAAAAACGCATCCTTCCTTCAATTGCCTATTTGGAAGGTGAATATGGATACAGTAACATCTATCTGGGAGTGCCCACAATCCTGGGCGGAAATGGAATAGAAAGTGTCATTGAAATTCCATTGACTGCCGATGAGAAAAAAGCCCTTGATCAATCCGTTAAGTCTGTACAAAATGTAATGAGCATACTTGAAACAGCCAAAGCCTAA
- a CDS encoding IDEAL domain-containing protein: MEKRLLNSPEQSEENVSLLAEQVLNQALKEYRKEKLREKIDEALTSRNKEEFIRLTDELKKIS, translated from the coding sequence ATGGAAAAACGTCTACTTAACTCGCCGGAACAGTCTGAGGAAAACGTGTCATTGTTAGCAGAACAAGTCCTAAATCAAGCTCTTAAGGAATACCGAAAAGAAAAGCTTCGCGAAAAAATTGATGAAGCACTAACTAGCCGAAACAAAGAAGAATTCATCCGCCTAACAGATGAATTAAAAAAGATTTCTTAG
- a CDS encoding EutN/CcmL family microcompartment protein translates to MEMGTVIGNVWATRKEDDLTGLKFLVVEPHGLSAEKSFVAVDRIGAGVGDQVLVTRGSSASNMSGNIRLPIDALVIGIIDSVDVEKKEVK, encoded by the coding sequence ATGGAAATGGGAACGGTAATCGGCAATGTATGGGCCACAAGAAAAGAGGATGATTTAACTGGCCTGAAATTTTTGGTTGTCGAGCCTCATGGACTTTCAGCAGAAAAATCATTCGTTGCGGTTGACCGTATTGGGGCAGGAGTCGGTGATCAAGTTCTCGTAACGCGTGGAAGTTCAGCTTCAAACATGTCCGGGAATATAAGATTGCCAATTGATGCATTGGTTATTGGAATTATCGATTCTGTTGACGTTGAAAAGAAAGAGGTGAAATAG